In one Scyliorhinus canicula chromosome 3, sScyCan1.1, whole genome shotgun sequence genomic region, the following are encoded:
- the LOC119963343 gene encoding small nuclear ribonucleoprotein F, with protein sequence MSLPLNPKPFLNGLTGKPVMVKLKWGMEYKGYLVSVDGYMNMQLANTEEYIDGALAGHLGEVLIRCNNVLYIRGVEEEEEDGEMRE encoded by the coding sequence ATGAGTTTACCGTTGAATCCAAAACCATTCCTCAATGGCTTAACTGGCAAACCGGTGATGGtgaagttaaagtggggaatggAATACAAGGGCTACTTGGTGTCAGTTGATGGATATATGAACATGCAGTTGGCGAACACAGAAGAATATATTGATGGTGCTTTAGCGGGACACCTTGGCGAAGTCCTAATAAGGTGTAACAATGTTCTGTACATCAGAGGAGttgaggaagaggaagaagaTGGAGAAATGAGAGAGTAA